A region of the Peredibacter starrii genome:
ATGAAGTCACTTGCCCCGGCACCGATCGCCTCAAGCACAATGTGCTCTTGAGATAGCGAAGAAACCACAATCACTGAAATGTCTTCATAACTCTTAGTGATTCTTTCAGTGAGTTCAATGCCACTTACTTCCGGCATCACGATATCAGTAATAACGATGTTTGGCTTCTTGCTCTTGATGACTTGCAGTGCCGCTTCGGCGCCATTGGCCTCACCCACAATTTCAATTCCTTCCTCGATAAGCATTCTTCTAATAATGCTGCGGGAGAAATCTGAATCATCAACGATAACTACTTTAATATCTGCTTTGTCACTCATGCAGATTAGGATATCAAATTTAAGGAAGTTGAAAAGAAAAAGGGCCCTCAGAAGAGGGCCCTTATTTTTATGCGGCGACTTGGTCGTTTTTAGTACGGGGTTTGGTGGTCTTCTCGTCCTTACGTTTCGTCTGGTCAAGGTCTAGTTGACGATTCCAGTCTACTAAGGCGATCTCGAGCACTTCTTGAATGTTCTTCACCGGAATAAAGTTAAGCTTCTTGCGGTATGCGGCCGGGATCTCCAGTACATCTTTTTGGTTTTTCCAAGGGATGATTACTGTTTCAATTCCCGCTCTCATGGCCGCAAGAGCTTTCTCTTTAATACCACCTACTGGAAGTACCTTACCAGTAAGAGTGATTTCACCAGTCATCGCAATATCCTTACTGATGTAAGTGTTCGTGATAAGCGATGTGATTACTGTTGCT
Encoded here:
- a CDS encoding response regulator; this encodes MSDKADIKVVIVDDSDFSRSIIRRMLIEEGIEIVGEANGAEAALQVIKSKKPNIVITDIVMPEVSGIELTERITKSYEDISVIVVSSLSQEHIVLEAIGAGASDFIAKPIQKQQLIDSLEKIITQD